In Lacerta agilis isolate rLacAgi1 chromosome 1, rLacAgi1.pri, whole genome shotgun sequence, the following proteins share a genomic window:
- the PSMD13 gene encoding 26S proteasome non-ATPase regulatory subunit 13 has product MKDVPGFLQQSQSSGPGQAAVWHRLEELYNKKLWHQLTLQVLDFVQDPCFAQGDGLIKLYENFISEFEHRVNPLSLVEIILHVVRQMTDPNVALTFLEKTREKVKSSDEAVILCKTAIGALKLNIGDLQVTKETIEDVEEMLNNLPGVTSVHSRFYDLSSKYYQTIGNHASYYKDALRFLGCIDVKDLPVADQQERAFTLGLAGLLGEGVYNFGELLMHPVLESLRNTDRQWLIDTLYAFNSGNVEKFQALKSAWGQQPDLAANEALLLQKIQLLCLMEMTFTRPANHRQLTFEEIAKSAKVTVNEVELLVMKALSVGLVKGSIDEVDKKVHMTWVQPRVLDLQQIKGMKDRLEFWCTDVKSMEMLVEHQAHDVLT; this is encoded by the exons ATGAAGGACGTGCCGGGTTTCCTGCAGCAGAGCCAAAGCTCGGGGCCCGGCCAGGCCGCCGTGTGGCACCGCCTGGAGGAGCTCTACAACAAGAA ACTCTGGCACCAGCTGACCCTTCAGGTTCTGGACTTTGTGCAAGACCCCTGCTTTGCCCAAGGAGATGGACTCATCAAG CTTTATGAGAACTTTATCAGTGAGTTTGAACACAg GGTGAACCCTTTGTCCCTTGTAGAGATAATTCTTCATGTAGTGCGACAGATGACAG ATCCTAATGTAGCTCTTACTTTTCTGGAAAAGACCCGAGAAAAA GTGAAAAGCAGTGATGAAGCCGTGATTCTATGTAAAACTGCCATTGGAGCTCTGAAATTAAACATTGGTGATCTACAAGTCACAAAG GAGACCATTGAGGATGTTGAAGAGATGCTGAATAATCTTCCTGGTGTGACATCTGTTCACAGCCGTTTCTATGATCTCTCCAGCAAGTATTACCAGACAATTGGGAATCATGCCTCTTATTATAAGGATGCATTAAGGTTCCTGGGCTGTATAGATGTCAAAGATCTCCCAG TGGCAGACCAGCAGGAGAGAGCCTTTACTTTAGGGTTAGCAGGACTCCTTGGGGAAGGCGTCTATAACTTTGGGGAACTG CTTATGCACCCAGTGCTGGAGTCTTTGAGGAACACTGACAGACAATGGTTGATTGACACGCTTTATGCCTTCAATAGTGGCAATGTGGAAAAATTCCAGGCTTTGAAGTCAGCATGGGGGCAGCAG CCAGACTTGGCTGCAAATGAAGCTCTTCTTCTACAGAAGATCCAGCTGCTGTGCCTCATGGAG ATGACCTTCACCCGACCAGCTAACCACAGGCAACTCACTTTTGAAGAGATTGCTAAAAGTGCCAAAGTCACTGTAAATGAG GTGGAGCTGCTAGTGATGAAAGCCCTGTCAGTGGGTTTGGTGAAAGGCAGTATTGATGAAGTGGATAAAAAAGTTCACATGACATGGGTCCAACCACGGGTGCTGGATTTACAACAG
- the SIRT3 gene encoding NAD-dependent protein deacetylase sirtuin-3, mitochondrial isoform X2: MNWRLHFRVSAGRHALCVESFQRPIGWRNCWICSQQRYYGNFSGSMACKKLLLTSLKPTFFFPNGNLFFQRTPEGGIEKTASTYGVRPFSLSTALMVFFGGGRGRNDGQKERLTLKDVAELIQKKECKRVVVMTGAGLSTPSGIPDFRSPGSGLYSNLQQYNIPYPEAIFELNYFFHNPKPFFTLAKELYPGNYRPNYAHYFLRLLLDKGLLLRLYTQNIDGLERVAGIPPDKLVEAHGTFASATCTVCRRSYPGEDFREDVMAEKIPKCPVCTGMIKPDIVFFGEELPHRFFLHVTDFPMADLLFVIGTSLEVEPFASLAYAIRSSVPRVLINRELVGPFAQPQHSDVAELGDVITGVEKVVELLGWKEELQELMKKEKEKLQHSGAASSMEPCTTTPRCSWSLSV, from the exons ATGAACTGGAGATTACATTTCAGAGTCTCTGCAGGAAGGCATGCACTTTGTGTTGAAAGTTTTCAGAGACCAATAG GCTGGAGGAATTGCTGGATATGTTCCCAGCAACGTTATTATGGGAATTTTTCTGGTTCTATGGCCTGCAAAAAACTGCTCCTAACTTCATTGAAACCcaccttcttctttccaaatGGAAATCTTTTCTTTCAAAGAACTCCAGAAGGTGGAATAGAAAAGACTGCAAGTACCTATGGAGTGAG GCCCTTTTCATTATCCACTGCTCTAATGGTATTCTTTGGAGGTGGCAGAGGAAGAAATGATGGTCAAAAGGAGCGGCTCACCCTGAAGGATGTGGCAGAACTAATTCAGAAGAAAGAATGCAAGAGAGTCGTGGTGATGACTGGAGCAGGGCTCAGCACTCCTAGTGGAATCCCCGATTTCAG GTCCCCTGGGAGTGGCCTCTATAGTAATCTCCAGCAGTATAATATTCCTTATCCAGAAGCCATATTTGAGCTTAATTACTTTTTCCACAACCCTAAGCCTTTCTTTACATTGGCCAAGGAGTTATACCCTGGCAATTACAGGCCCAACTATGCTCATTACTTTCTCCGACTTCTGCTTGACAAAGGGCTCCTTCTGCGTCTGTACACACAGAACATTGATGGGCTGGAGAGGG TTGCTGGGATTCCTCCAGATAAACTAGTTGAGGCTCATGGTACATTTGCTTCTGCTACATGCACTGTCTGTCGAAGGTCATACCCTGGTGAAGACTTCAGG GAGGATGTGATGGCTGAGAAGATCCCCAAGTGCCCTGTGTGTACTGGAATGATAAAACCTGACATCGTGTTTTTTGGAGAGGAGCTCCCTCATCGGTTCTTCTTGCACGTGACAGATTTTCCTATGGCAGATCTGCTCTTTGTCATCGGAACCTCCCTTGAG GTGGAGCCATTTGCCAGTCTAGCTTATGCAATTCGTAGCTCTGTTCCACGTGTGCTGATCAATCGGGAATTGGTGGGACCATTCGCTCAGCCACAGCACAGTGATGTGGCTGAACTGGGAGACGTCATCACTGGAGTAGAAAAAGTAGTGGAATTGTTGGGCTGGAAGGAGGAGTTGCAAGAATTaatgaagaaggaaaaagaaaag ctgcagcACAGTGGAGCAGCATCTTCCATGGAGCCATGCACTACAACCCCAAGGTGTTCCTGGTCACTGTCAGTTTAG
- the SIRT3 gene encoding NAD-dependent protein deacetylase sirtuin-3, mitochondrial isoform X1: protein MNWRLHFRVSAGRHALCVESFQRPIGWRNCWICSQQRYYGNFSGSMACKKLLLTSLKPTFFFPNGNLFFQRTPEGGIEKTASTYGVRPFSLSTALMVFFGGGRGRNDGQKERLTLKDVAELIQKKECKRVVVMTGAGLSTPSGIPDFRSPGSGLYSNLQQYNIPYPEAIFELNYFFHNPKPFFTLAKELYPGNYRPNYAHYFLRLLLDKGLLLRLYTQNIDGLERVAGIPPDKLVEAHGTFASATCTVCRRSYPGEDFREDVMAEKIPKCPVCTGMIKPDIVFFGEELPHRFFLHVTDFPMADLLFVIGTSLEVEPFASLAYAIRSSVPRVLINRELVGPFAQPQHSDVAELGDVITGVEKVVELLGWKEELQELMKKEKEKSVSAVERMDFGTSKLHRQIMFFLFLAGCKRQIGNLTPAVGNVYLLKDCSLQPKVTAIRAENWRKICSPLC from the exons ATGAACTGGAGATTACATTTCAGAGTCTCTGCAGGAAGGCATGCACTTTGTGTTGAAAGTTTTCAGAGACCAATAG GCTGGAGGAATTGCTGGATATGTTCCCAGCAACGTTATTATGGGAATTTTTCTGGTTCTATGGCCTGCAAAAAACTGCTCCTAACTTCATTGAAACCcaccttcttctttccaaatGGAAATCTTTTCTTTCAAAGAACTCCAGAAGGTGGAATAGAAAAGACTGCAAGTACCTATGGAGTGAG GCCCTTTTCATTATCCACTGCTCTAATGGTATTCTTTGGAGGTGGCAGAGGAAGAAATGATGGTCAAAAGGAGCGGCTCACCCTGAAGGATGTGGCAGAACTAATTCAGAAGAAAGAATGCAAGAGAGTCGTGGTGATGACTGGAGCAGGGCTCAGCACTCCTAGTGGAATCCCCGATTTCAG GTCCCCTGGGAGTGGCCTCTATAGTAATCTCCAGCAGTATAATATTCCTTATCCAGAAGCCATATTTGAGCTTAATTACTTTTTCCACAACCCTAAGCCTTTCTTTACATTGGCCAAGGAGTTATACCCTGGCAATTACAGGCCCAACTATGCTCATTACTTTCTCCGACTTCTGCTTGACAAAGGGCTCCTTCTGCGTCTGTACACACAGAACATTGATGGGCTGGAGAGGG TTGCTGGGATTCCTCCAGATAAACTAGTTGAGGCTCATGGTACATTTGCTTCTGCTACATGCACTGTCTGTCGAAGGTCATACCCTGGTGAAGACTTCAGG GAGGATGTGATGGCTGAGAAGATCCCCAAGTGCCCTGTGTGTACTGGAATGATAAAACCTGACATCGTGTTTTTTGGAGAGGAGCTCCCTCATCGGTTCTTCTTGCACGTGACAGATTTTCCTATGGCAGATCTGCTCTTTGTCATCGGAACCTCCCTTGAG GTGGAGCCATTTGCCAGTCTAGCTTATGCAATTCGTAGCTCTGTTCCACGTGTGCTGATCAATCGGGAATTGGTGGGACCATTCGCTCAGCCACAGCACAGTGATGTGGCTGAACTGGGAGACGTCATCACTGGAGTAGAAAAAGTAGTGGAATTGTTGGGCTGGAAGGAGGAGTTGCAAGAATTaatgaagaaggaaaaagaaaag TCAGTATCAGCTGTTGAACGGATGGACTTTGGAACAAGCAAGCTTCATAGACAAATAATGTTCTTTCTATTTTTAGCTGGATGCAAAAGACAAATAGGAAATCTGACCCCTGCTGTTGGAAATGTTTACCTCCTAAAGGACTGTTCGCTGCAGCCAAAGGTTACAGCAATAAGAGCAGAGAACTGGAGGAAAATATGCTCTCCTTTGTGCTAG
- the SIRT3 gene encoding NAD-dependent protein deacetylase sirtuin-3, mitochondrial isoform X3 has protein sequence MNWRLHFRVSAGRHALCVESFQRPIGWRNCWICSQQRYYGNFSGSMACKKLLLTSLKPTFFFPNGNLFFQRTPEGGIEKTASTYGVRPFSLSTALMVFFGGGRGRNDGQKERLTLKDVAELIQKKECKRVVVMTGAGLSTPSGIPDFRSPGSGLYSNLQQYNIPYPEAIFELNYFFHNPKPFFTLAKELYPGNYRPNYAHYFLRLLLDKGLLLRLYTQNIDGLERVAGIPPDKLVEAHGTFASATCTVCRRSYPGEDFREDVMAEKIPKCPVCTGMIKPDIVFFGEELPHRFFLHVTDFPMADLLFVIGTSLEVEPFASLAYAIRSSVPRVLINRELVGPFAQPQHSDVAELGDVITGVEKVVELLGWKEELQELMKKEKEKPIQVFHQDNHL, from the exons ATGAACTGGAGATTACATTTCAGAGTCTCTGCAGGAAGGCATGCACTTTGTGTTGAAAGTTTTCAGAGACCAATAG GCTGGAGGAATTGCTGGATATGTTCCCAGCAACGTTATTATGGGAATTTTTCTGGTTCTATGGCCTGCAAAAAACTGCTCCTAACTTCATTGAAACCcaccttcttctttccaaatGGAAATCTTTTCTTTCAAAGAACTCCAGAAGGTGGAATAGAAAAGACTGCAAGTACCTATGGAGTGAG GCCCTTTTCATTATCCACTGCTCTAATGGTATTCTTTGGAGGTGGCAGAGGAAGAAATGATGGTCAAAAGGAGCGGCTCACCCTGAAGGATGTGGCAGAACTAATTCAGAAGAAAGAATGCAAGAGAGTCGTGGTGATGACTGGAGCAGGGCTCAGCACTCCTAGTGGAATCCCCGATTTCAG GTCCCCTGGGAGTGGCCTCTATAGTAATCTCCAGCAGTATAATATTCCTTATCCAGAAGCCATATTTGAGCTTAATTACTTTTTCCACAACCCTAAGCCTTTCTTTACATTGGCCAAGGAGTTATACCCTGGCAATTACAGGCCCAACTATGCTCATTACTTTCTCCGACTTCTGCTTGACAAAGGGCTCCTTCTGCGTCTGTACACACAGAACATTGATGGGCTGGAGAGGG TTGCTGGGATTCCTCCAGATAAACTAGTTGAGGCTCATGGTACATTTGCTTCTGCTACATGCACTGTCTGTCGAAGGTCATACCCTGGTGAAGACTTCAGG GAGGATGTGATGGCTGAGAAGATCCCCAAGTGCCCTGTGTGTACTGGAATGATAAAACCTGACATCGTGTTTTTTGGAGAGGAGCTCCCTCATCGGTTCTTCTTGCACGTGACAGATTTTCCTATGGCAGATCTGCTCTTTGTCATCGGAACCTCCCTTGAG GTGGAGCCATTTGCCAGTCTAGCTTATGCAATTCGTAGCTCTGTTCCACGTGTGCTGATCAATCGGGAATTGGTGGGACCATTCGCTCAGCCACAGCACAGTGATGTGGCTGAACTGGGAGACGTCATCACTGGAGTAGAAAAAGTAGTGGAATTGTTGGGCTGGAAGGAGGAGTTGCAAGAATTaatgaagaaggaaaaagaaaag
- the SIRT3 gene encoding NAD-dependent protein deacetylase sirtuin-3, mitochondrial isoform X4, with protein MNWRLHFRVSAGRHALCVESFQRPIGWRNCWICSQQRYYGNFSGSMACKKLLLTSLKPTFFFPNGNLFFQRTPEGGIEKTASTYGVRPFSLSTALMVFFGGGRGRNDGQKERLTLKDVAELIQKKECKRVVVMTGAGLSTPSGIPDFRSPGSGLYSNLQQYNIPYPEAIFELNYFFHNPKPFFTLAKELYPGNYRPNYAHYFLRLLLDKGLLLRLYTQNIDGLERVAGIPPDKLVEAHGTFASATCTVCRRSYPGEDFREDVMAEKIPKCPVCTGMIKPDIVFFGEELPHRFFLHVTDFPMADLLFVIGTSLEVEPFASLAYAIRSSVPRVLINRELVGPFAQPQHSDVAELGDVITGVEKVVELLGWKEELQELMKKEKEKLDAKDK; from the exons ATGAACTGGAGATTACATTTCAGAGTCTCTGCAGGAAGGCATGCACTTTGTGTTGAAAGTTTTCAGAGACCAATAG GCTGGAGGAATTGCTGGATATGTTCCCAGCAACGTTATTATGGGAATTTTTCTGGTTCTATGGCCTGCAAAAAACTGCTCCTAACTTCATTGAAACCcaccttcttctttccaaatGGAAATCTTTTCTTTCAAAGAACTCCAGAAGGTGGAATAGAAAAGACTGCAAGTACCTATGGAGTGAG GCCCTTTTCATTATCCACTGCTCTAATGGTATTCTTTGGAGGTGGCAGAGGAAGAAATGATGGTCAAAAGGAGCGGCTCACCCTGAAGGATGTGGCAGAACTAATTCAGAAGAAAGAATGCAAGAGAGTCGTGGTGATGACTGGAGCAGGGCTCAGCACTCCTAGTGGAATCCCCGATTTCAG GTCCCCTGGGAGTGGCCTCTATAGTAATCTCCAGCAGTATAATATTCCTTATCCAGAAGCCATATTTGAGCTTAATTACTTTTTCCACAACCCTAAGCCTTTCTTTACATTGGCCAAGGAGTTATACCCTGGCAATTACAGGCCCAACTATGCTCATTACTTTCTCCGACTTCTGCTTGACAAAGGGCTCCTTCTGCGTCTGTACACACAGAACATTGATGGGCTGGAGAGGG TTGCTGGGATTCCTCCAGATAAACTAGTTGAGGCTCATGGTACATTTGCTTCTGCTACATGCACTGTCTGTCGAAGGTCATACCCTGGTGAAGACTTCAGG GAGGATGTGATGGCTGAGAAGATCCCCAAGTGCCCTGTGTGTACTGGAATGATAAAACCTGACATCGTGTTTTTTGGAGAGGAGCTCCCTCATCGGTTCTTCTTGCACGTGACAGATTTTCCTATGGCAGATCTGCTCTTTGTCATCGGAACCTCCCTTGAG GTGGAGCCATTTGCCAGTCTAGCTTATGCAATTCGTAGCTCTGTTCCACGTGTGCTGATCAATCGGGAATTGGTGGGACCATTCGCTCAGCCACAGCACAGTGATGTGGCTGAACTGGGAGACGTCATCACTGGAGTAGAAAAAGTAGTGGAATTGTTGGGCTGGAAGGAGGAGTTGCAAGAATTaatgaagaaggaaaaagaaaag CTGGATGCAAAAGACAAATAG